The DNA window CCAgatttatgaatattaatgagagGTTTGATAATATCTAGGCCAGTTGTGTTCATACTGTCATCACCATTATATGATTATTTGGTCTAATTTTAATCACTATTAATGCAGCACATACTTCGATGAGCAGTCGCACCGTAATATAATTTAGGATGAGCATATCTActctaaatattttaatgctcTATCTATTGGTTTATCCCTGGCTGAAAAcctaatgaaattaatttaagcaaatcagtttgtgctgtttgttaaGAAGccctgtgcagtgttttgtgaaaTCACTCACAAAATGTGGAATATTAGCAAGTGAGAATCTCAAAGTTTGCCAAACCGCCAGGGCATTAACTGTCGTGTTCCGGCTGTGAAGCTGTGACAGTCAGACAACAAACACGCAGGTCTGTCTTTTTGCCAGCATCAAGGCCGTCATTTCTCTCTGAAATTTTTCAAGCGCCTGGTGTCATTTCCCCGCTTCCGTTTTGGATGTTTAAAAGAAGATAAACCTAGCGCAGCCGCTGGTCGGGGGGGTTAGGGAGAGAGCCAGAAAAAGCCGGCGTCCGGTAGGATTTAATCCCGGCTATGCCTCCTTGATGAAGTGAGCTGGCAGCCAGGAGTGACTCAACACAGAACCCGGGTTCAAACTCGTTACTCACAgtgtgggaggggaggtgggcCTGGCGTATGCGATCCATGTCTGAAATTTCCTCTCAGTCCAGAACATTCAACCTCAAGTGTGCTTGCGCATttcaaatatacacacacagacacacgcgcacacacacacacacaaatgtatttttagaaggCAAGCAAGCAAGGAAAATGATCATAaagtgagattaaaaaaaaaaaaaaaaacttccttaGCATTCGATGTGCTGTTCCCtcgaaaaaaaacaactggatCTAGATGAGAAAGCGCCGCGAGCTATCCGTGCACCGTAATCAAACGTTTCGCATTTCATCTCACCGCACGAAATTAGCGGCCGCACGTGCCCACGGGCGTAAAttacttctgttgttgttttgtacGAGCCCCAGCACTCTTAATTTTCTCCGactcgtttttttttgggttattaaaatgtgtttgagctGACGGCTGAGTCCTGTCTCAAGGTGaatgccctgccccctgccctgccctgcgcgcgccccccccccaccggggaGGGAGCCGTCAATCACAGCGAGCGACTCTTTTTGGCCAGGCCCAGCGCAGGTTAGCACCTGTCTGGACACGGCGGCCTTCTCACGTCACATCGAATTTGTGACACAAGAATGACAGAACGTTCATCTGCATTCACATTTCAGCGAATGATCCCGCATATTATTAGAGAGAAACTTCACCGTCAaatattagattagattttCACTTCAGTTCCAGTCTTGTATGaatgaacatgaaaaaatgatAACATTTCTCCAGGAAATTAAAGATGTGGGTAAATGTCGCAAACAACGCCCCACATAAAGCACATTCGATTTATCTGTTACTTGAGGAGAAAACTCACCCTTTCTTTCCTCTTCGTTTGCTTTGTTTCGTTTCGTTTTCCTGATGGCATTTCGCATCTTTTAGATAATCCatgaatcaatttttttttttgccaaagtaGAAAGtgctcataaaaataaaacgaaaatcattttcaaagtgTTTCGGTTAGAACGCGGTTCATTTACATCAAACGGTCGTGGTGGTGGACTTTCGGAGAATAGTTTTCTGTGGTTTGGGGGCCAGGGGGTGAGGCACACAAGGCGTGTTTGCGGGGGGGAAACTGTGACTGGCACTTAGGCAGCCGTTTTCcaccagggccccgcccccagggggggaggagcagtagtgggcggggctgagttTCGCGTCGATCAGGTCCGAGTGCAGGTGCGCGTCCGTGTTGTTGACGTTGTACTGGAGGTCGCAGTCGGGACAGTACCCGTGGTACTGCACCTTTTCGCTGAAGCGCACCCGCTCCCGCGTGGCCTGGGGGCACCTGCTCTTCTCGtgccggggcgggggcgggggaggcggcGTGGGCCCCCGCTCCGGGACGTTTTTGGGGATGCAGCACAGGTCCCTGCTCGGCACGCCGACGGGCTTCCCGGGAAAGAGGCCGTTCCGGAACAGGGTTCCGTTGGCCAGGTGCCCCGCCAGCGAGCTCGGCCCGCGCTCCTCGGTCCGGAGGGGGGTcaggcggggcgggggcaggggagggtgtGGCCTCCTCATCACCGTCAGGACGGTCGGGCTGACCAAAGCCAGCCGAAGGGCGGAGTCGTCGAGGTGGTGCTTCACCTTCTCTATGCTGGaggccgtggtggtggtggtggtgctacTGGAGCTGCTGTTCAAGGTGTCCGTCTTGGAGCTGTCcgtcagctcctcctccagccgcaggtcagaggtcaacgaGTCGATGTCGTGCACAACCTGCGAGGCGCAAGAAAGAGGGGATCACAGCTGGGTCTCGACAGTCAGTCACATGACATCCGGTCAACAGGCGTTCTTATCCAGTCTCATCAAACAAAAGTACATACAGTACGCGCATTCAAAAGGGTTATGAGAACAACACTTAGTACGGAGTACTAGTACTAGTTAAGACTCTTAGGACGCACTTACATTACCATTCTCACATGATCCgattctgatttttttcccacacatcCGACAATCGGATTTTTGCCCCATAAAGTGACTTGGTGTTGCCCATTGTCCAGAGCATTAACTGCACAGATGCTGAGGGAAGCGGCACTTTGTTCTGAAGCTGCTGATGACATCCAGGAGTTGACCACctcaaaaaaaacagtttccctTACTAGAGCCTGAAAAACTGCCCAAACTATCCAAACACACCAAGGATGTGCTTACGCTAAAACACGATATCCTCCAGGACCCGTGAGCCGCTACACCTCGACTCCCACACGCTTCCCGACTAGAAACCGGCAGGCGAAAAAAAAAGCGGAGTGCTTTGTCGGGAAAGGCGACGGCTTCCCCTCTCATTCTGAAAATTTGGGCTCCCGCTGAGcagccctctctctcagcgGCGGTATCGGAGCAGGCTGTGGCGGTATAAAGGCACCGTACGAGGTAGCCTTACTCCTGCCGCCCTACCGTCAACTGCCGTCGCGCGTTTTATCGATTCACTcgtctgtttgttttatttattcacacaaGGAAAAGCACAGAAGCAGacgtacatacagacacaacagcGGCTGCACACTGATTTGTGCAGGTGAGTAAAAGAGAAAGCCCAAATGGGCTTATAGTACTCTTACCTGGtaccaatcaatcaaattaaacaacaaaacGATATTAGCGACTTCTGCGTGTGAGGCGCAAGCCACTGGACGAAACGCAGCATCATCCTCCATGTTGGCGTCCGTCTGTTGCCAAGCCAACCATACCTGCGCATGTTAGTCACACGAGCGACACGGACATGTACGCACAGGCCACACGCAGACAGTGTAACGTAAACACTACAGGAGAAAGACCGGTTGTCGGCAAAAAATCACATTCAGGCATCAAGACGTGCACTGTAGACATAGACTTAGAGACAGTAGCCATGCGCACACGTGTGTCTTGCTGTACCCCTGGTATTGTACAACTAAATGTGTGCACTTCTGCTGTAACGATTCCCTTCTGAAACAAATGCTTGTAAACTTGCATGAATATGCCACCTTtcatattatacatatatatataatattccaagatcatatatatatatatgagcttTGATTATTGCGCCTGATTACTTTCTGAAATGAAAGGAAAGCCTGATTACTTCGTGAAACGATGATTACTTTCCGAAACTAATTTGCAGTAAACTCACTGGAATATGCTAACTTTCATGTTGACAATgaattatatatgtatgagCTGGGAATATTGAGCCGGAGGCAATAATTTAATGTCAGTCTCATTTTTGGTGAAAGGTGGGACACTAACAGTGATATTGATCCGTTGACATTTgcaaatgtgctgtttttgacCAAAGGTTGTGCCTCTGTTGGATTACGGTGAAACCATGCTTTGAGAAATACCAGACATTTGCAGTAAACTGTTTGATAGCAGACccacaaaaaataatctaatacAGTATGTCTACAGGCACTGTTTATTCTGTTACGGACCTCAAATTATTGAGTCTCTGGGGCTTCAGAAAACAGTATACACACTTAAATAATACACATACTTTGCCTTATAGTTTGTCTATCAGACACAATTTTACCCTTTTCTCCCCTGGGATAAAGCTGCACGCTCTCGTTTTTTTGTTGAAAGGCACTGTCAATAATTAATCCGGGGTATTGAGTTAACACTTGATGCATGTTGAcgattttctctcttttcccgGGTAGCCGATTCTCAGGATCCTCGAAGATCGACAACAATTGCATTTTatccagctgaaaaaaaaagcctgtggAAAAGGCCCCCTGAAGATTTGTTTGCTAGCGCACGCCACGAAGCTATGCCCGACAACAAGATGTGCTACAGGCCAAATACAGTACTGCACgggaaaaacatttatttaaacatttatttatataaaaatgtaaacacactgCTTCGATGCACACAATAAACACCCCTTTTCCTAACTGGCAGAAGGACTTACACAAATAGAGCATTTCTCCTCCATGTTTTCCCAGGAAAGAGGTTAAGAAGAGAGACATGCAGCCTCTAAATCGGAAAATTCAAATCCCATAAATAgatttaaagaaagaaattccACATATTAACTGACATTTAATATTCAGGCTACCACAATGCTGAGTACATTCCTAACAGCACTCATCGGTGCATGATTCCCTTTTGACGTCAACTCTCGCTTGGTACTCACACAGCAAGGGATCTTCAGCATCTCTCcaacaactgctgtaaaattcTGCTGTCATTGTAAATTCGATCTGGATCTTGACGGTTTTACCATTTCCTTATTCCTCAGCGTTGCATATACTTCGAAACTTCCACTCCCCCTCCAAAAATGTAGTGTCAACTTTCCAATTACTTTCATCAGCTTGTGCGACTGTCCCGCTGAAGGGTAGCACACAACCGATTCCCGTTTCTTACAGAAACATTGCCCTCAGCTTCTGCTCATGTTCATTCGAGGAAACCAGCTTACTTAGATTGTCTTATTCTTTCCATATGCATACCCCTTTTTGATCTTCAGAGACGAGCAGCCATTTCCTGGGGCTTGTAGGTCCAGCACGGCTTGTTTGCTGCAGTTTGTGGTATGGCACTGAAAAGCTATTCCCCAGGGGTCAGTCCTTGGACCTTTCCTTTTTCTCAAGAGCAACTCATCATGTCCTACTTGCACTCCTGAGACATTTGATGCTTTCAGGGAAGAGATCCACCTAGTTCTTTCCCCCCTGTCTTTTTTCCGCCTTCTATTGAGACATGACTCATTCTATATagtctctgtgttctgttccTGTGTACCCATTATCTTTCGCACATCCTGTCAGTCAGGTCAGGGACAATTTCGGTTGCAAATTCTTGGCAACGTCGCCAGGTCACCTCTCTGCAGTGCTTCTACTGTCCACCGTTTCTTCTCCACCTGAGCACCTACCCTAACCACATGATTCAATTAATCATTACCTCAGCTGAACCCCGCACAGCGTTTTCCCAGTTCTAGGCTTATCAGGCCCTCACAGAGATAGGAAGCCTAGTGAACCTTAGCCCTTTAAGGCCAGGATTAAGCAGCCAATGAAGTCCTACAGGACGTGGCTTCCTCGAGTCTCTCTCAGAACGACTGAAGCAGCAAGGCAAACGTCGACAGCAAAGGAATGGATTAAAATTATGCTCAAAGGTTCAGTTCGTATGGACAGATCCGCTAAATGTCGGCAGCtacattaaatttatattacaggcattgcGCAGTGCGACTGACACGGCCTCTGCGTTGTTCACgcagcatccatttatacagatggacatgcactgaagcaattcaggttaagtaccttgataAAGGGCACAATGCCAGCGTTCTACATGGGAACCTGCAACCCTTAGGTTACAACCCAGATAGTAAACGACTCCGGGCCACACCTGTGCCAAGTCCGGCCCAGCAGTGCGGACTTCGGGCCAGCGTCGGCCCAGATCCGGCCAGGAATCGCTTACTATCTGGGAAGCCCAAGTTCCCTAAACACTACGCTACACCACCGTCCCAGAGTGCTTCCCAATTTGAAGCTGAGCACAAGCAAAATGTCTGAGAATATTTCCTTCCCCCGTGAAATGCAGTTTGCGTGCTTTATCTAGAAGAGGAAGATGCCACTTTAACTCATTGCAGTTTGACCTGCATTAACATGCAATTTTGCATAATTTATCCACAGTTCTGGATCATCTGAAATTAACCAACTGAGATATGGAAAGTAGCGTATGAAATAAACCTTGTGCGCGCACAATATTATGAAAGAAAACACTCCAATCCATCATATCAGTCACATTAGTTAAATTTGATATATTTAGCATAGATACCTTTGCACTGACCAGAGTCAATGAGCCCTTAGCAAATCTCTCCGCatcatttcaaagaaaaacGATAAAGCAAAACATCTCGATTCACATTCTGTTACTGTAAAGCACCAGTGGAGCGGGAACTCTAAATGATATGACCCTGAACACTACTCTTTGTGACAGTGACATTTAATGCTAAAATACTTACGACACTTAATACAGTGCTCCACGAACTGGAAAGAGGCACATATTCTGTTATTCACATTCAAGGTTATTATTATGGAAGGATGTAAAGGAAATTTATGCAATGACATTGTGTTGGACCCAACTAATGTATTTTTACTATGCGTGACAAGACGACATTCACACTGAACCTTGGCGTGCATTTAATTCAACATCAGATTTAACCTGCAACGTGCTCACTACAACTGAGGATACTAATTCCACACTACATTCCTCttttataaaatgtgcaatttatcaaagattattttttattcacctACCTTGCTTTCCTGAGCTTTTGTGCCATTGTAGCCTCAGACCtaattaacatttgaaataaattgtgtttcTATAACTATTTCAGTTGTGGCATCTGCCATGTTTGCAGGATAATTTACTAGGGGAAAGACTATCTGGTCACAGTTTATAGCAGCgatcattttcacagtgttaaCAGCCGTGAGATCTTTTCACCGTTTGTCGGTAAAATGGTTTCACAGTTGCAGTATAAAAGTGGTGCACTGTCACTAATTTGCAATGCAAGTTTCCCACCGCTGGGCTGCTTAATTATCCAAGTGAGTCTCTGTTCGAgaagaaataattgaaaatggtTTGATCTTCTGAAACtacaaatggaaaacatttgcATGGTAGCGATAACAGGCTGATGAAGAGCTTTCACACGAAAAAAGGATGTTTATCAAGGGACAAATTACTCACATTTACTTCTAAGGGCATTCATAAACAGACAATTATGAGGACAATGCATTCTCCTGTGGCCTATTTCATGAAAGCTATGCCACCCTTTTTGTTAGAACAATGAGGTACTGTAAACTTTGCTCACTTCAGAAACCATGCTCCAGAGTAAGTTGCCAAAGGCATAAATAATATCTTTTCAAAGAGCCTTACAAATACAAGACAAAGGCACCCTTCAAGGCACCATTTGTGATGCCCGGATCTGCTCCTCTTCTACAGAAGCCACTGAACTTTCAGCTTGCGCTGGAACGAGCGCGCGATTCCATTGTTAATTGTTAAAGGAGGCAGAAAAATGCGCACCTGACCCAGGGTCGTAAGCCCGGGCCGACTATGTCGCCATGGCTACCACAGGTCAGAACACCATTGCCCATAGCGCACAGAGGGGAGGAAGGGATTCGGTCAGCAGGGTTCTACCTCATTTCTTCATGCAACAAACAGCAACTCCCCTGGTCAACCGGCTGCCCCCGTGTGCCCGCGGCTCGCCGGCTAAAAAAAGGAGCAGGCTGCCgataagggagggagagagagagattggcaTTTCGGTAATGGAAAAATTATCGCGAGTTTCTCACCTTCTGGCGAGTTGCGCACAATTATAAAGGTAGCCTAGGCCCATCCCCAAAGCGGCTGTCGGTCTCTTCATTACACCATGCACTTCAGCGGGAACGGAAACACCCTCTGCTCTCGCCCCACGTTATCTTAAGCCTCAATAATCTCCACGCAGTAGCTTTGAATGTCGTAAAGTAGATCCCTTGACtggtgtttttggctggactggaTTCCCTGACTAGGAAAGACATCCCTGCTACTGTTCATTCATGATTCTCCCTTTATCTCCTTGATAACACCCAATAAGCCCATtgaagacagttttttttttatttttttttttttaggagagtTAGTTCCGTATAGGTCCCTGACATCCCCCccgattaatatttcatattttctttctgaCTACGTATGTGCTAATGATGTAGCGCTGCTAGTCATATTTACTcactgaagcatgtgtgtgacacCTCTCCTCTGACCCACCTCAGATGTGTCAGCTAAAAGCGAGGCAATCAGGGGTGTTTCCACAGCAACGAAATGGGAATCCATCAGCTGAAACAAGCCCCACCAACAAGGGTGCAAGAGTCCCATCAGACACACCAAACTGCGGAAGTGACGGAGCGCGTGCAGTGCGACTGGAACGGGATTAATTTAATGACATCTCGgctatctgactccaaaataacgTTTTAAACTTTTCCCCTGTTCGAACAGTTTTACACAAAGGGAGACTGCAATTTAGGGATTACAGCCTCTTTCTGCCATTACTGTGACTCTATATGGATTGCTGTCTGTCTTGGTAGACGCGGACGTGcctttggcttgtgtagccGACAAGGGTACTATGTGTATCTTGCACTAGTGTACATGTGAATGACTCTGGgatgcagatatcctgagtccTATGTATATGTTGGGCCCTAAAACTGCCAGGTTTGTCGTGGTTTATAGTCAAAGAAGAATGCCAGGATAAagtaaatgcaatttattttacagtatatgttCAATAATGGTAATATACAATGCCGCGAATTGTGCATGTAATGGAATGGCTATATGCGAATGGTGTGCAGGTAATCACGATAACGTCTCCTCAAACCACTTCACTTTTCCCTTCATATTCCCAAGGACCAAAGAAAAACGCCAAAATCATCCAAAAAAAGACATGATCACAACAATACAACATCAATGATCCAGCTAGTGTCATCTCTGTAAGCCTATCAAACCATGTTAACCATGGTAACACAGCTGGCAGCAGATTTCATAGGTAGCTCGCATTACCTACTGTTCACTTTTGAATGGTGTTCCAATATCCTTCAGTCAGCGTCCCCTGTACGACACCATCAATGACACCGACTTCTTCCCCATGACATCGGTTTTCCAACAACACCAAACGTGATCGTTGTGTACGTGGAAAACCTATGGTTTACATAATGCTATTTCACGCAGTACTGGCAGAATGGTTGCGACTGTGCAGTATAGTtcctgactccctgtcagcagcGTAAGCACAGTCTGTTTTCatttgggggtctgataaggggcacacGTTCGTGAGCCACCCTACATGGGTCACATCAGAAGCGAGGAAGTTTGGCTGAAACACGATATAAACGACATTCTGTTTTTATGAGGACTAAGGACCTAACAAAATCAGTACTTCAGTGAATTCTGTCTTGTTGGTACTTCTGGATAGttacttctgtttttaaaaaatgcataatcaCCAAAGTGTGGCTATTCACAAACTAGAGGTTGACAAATTTAACGGTCCTGTCAAATATTACAATGTTcaagacaaagagagaaacaaCAAGACATTGCTGACAAAATATAAGATGGGATATTTTCTCCTTATCAACCAATAATATTGATAACATATCTAAACCGATACAGTTCCATGAATGTATGAAAGTGTCCTTGATAAAATACAGTAGATGACACTTTTTCTAATATCGGACTAAgatttgttgtgatttaaatgcattttaattgagAGACCAAAATGGATTAAAGCATCCCCTCTGCAAGCATCTGGATCCACTCCCTTACGGGCACAAGTTCAACAATAGCCCACCCTGTCACTTTTATGGAAAACTATTAAATTAATGCTTTATATGTTCTGacactgtatattttaattaacttcTTTGTGTCCTACATCTTGGCCCTCTAAATTGCACTGTTGTTTTAGAAGCCAacagaatctatgccaaggagtttttcatatatttacttatgaatttacacacacacacgtctgtgtATATAGTACATTAGGAGAATTATAATGAACCTACGTTACATAATTAATGTTTTGACGCAATAAGCTAATTGATTTCATCATGAATCATTAGACTAAGAAAAAATATCGAAATAACTTGCTTGCTTACTACTCTTGTATTCTGAGACAGCATTCTGTTGTAAAATACAGAAGGCCCAATGTTTTCATTACTTTACAAATTTATTTACATAGCTGAAGGTTTTCCCACACGTAAAATGCACACTGACATAACAAAAACCAATGGCTGTCAGCACAGTGTAGATCTCACTTGTACAGATAAAAGCAACATAATTTTGTTACCTGTCTTTTCAATCGTCCTTAACAATGCTGGAACACATTCATATATGGCCAGCAATATGACCGGGCAGAAAGCATGTGACCAATGACGAAAAATACTCATTCAAAGATTGCCATTCTGCATGTTCAAATGTAAGAAAATTCACGTAAtacaaaatgacattaaataggctacattgttAGATATTAAtcataaatgaacataaaagaCGAGAGGAACTGTGTCGTGCCCCCAGACCTTGTCATCCCAAATATTAACACTGACtctaaataagtaaataaaaataaataattatataaataaataaataaatacgacCATAAAGGTCCGAGTGCGGTGGATATACGTAGAATATACGTAGGCCTTGGACCAATTCATTCTAATACAGCTTTACACGGGGGTGGTCCACAATACAGGTCTGcctctttacaaaaaaaaaaaacaatctaccAAGTCTGAGAAACCGCCGCGATTAATTATTtcacagagaaa is part of the Anguilla anguilla isolate fAngAng1 chromosome 10, fAngAng1.pri, whole genome shotgun sequence genome and encodes:
- the prr16 gene encoding protein Largen isoform X1 — its product is MSGKTNAESEGVVSKVKVKRQIKTIVKDLENILGDLKDVAKELKEVVHDIDSLTSDLRLEEELTDSSKTDTLNSSSSSTTTTTTASSIEKVKHHLDDSALRLALVSPTVLTVMRRPHPPLPPPRLTPLRTEERGPSSLAGHLANGTLFRNGLFPGKPVGVPSRDLCCIPKNVPERGPTPPPPPPPRHEKSRCPQATRERVRFSEKVQYHGYCPDCDLQYNVNNTDAHLHSDLIDAKLSPAHYCSSPPGGGALVENGCLSASHSFPPANTPCVPHPLAPKPQKTILRKSTTTTV
- the prr16 gene encoding protein Largen isoform X3, with protein sequence MEEKCSICVVHDIDSLTSDLRLEEELTDSSKTDTLNSSSSSTTTTTTASSIEKVKHHLDDSALRLALVSPTVLTVMRRPHPPLPPPRLTPLRTEERGPSSLAGHLANGTLFRNGLFPGKPVGVPSRDLCCIPKNVPERGPTPPPPPPPRHEKSRCPQATRERVRFSEKVQYHGYCPDCDLQYNVNNTDAHLHSDLIDAKLSPAHYCSSPPGGGALVENGCLSASHSFPPANTPCVPHPLAPKPQKTILRKSTTTTV
- the prr16 gene encoding protein Largen isoform X2 — translated: MKVIGKLTLHFWRGSGSFEVYATLRNKEMVVHDIDSLTSDLRLEEELTDSSKTDTLNSSSSSTTTTTTASSIEKVKHHLDDSALRLALVSPTVLTVMRRPHPPLPPPRLTPLRTEERGPSSLAGHLANGTLFRNGLFPGKPVGVPSRDLCCIPKNVPERGPTPPPPPPPRHEKSRCPQATRERVRFSEKVQYHGYCPDCDLQYNVNNTDAHLHSDLIDAKLSPAHYCSSPPGGGALVENGCLSASHSFPPANTPCVPHPLAPKPQKTILRKSTTTTV